Proteins co-encoded in one Mycobacterium mantenii genomic window:
- a CDS encoding response regulator transcription factor, producing the protein MPGHSAAPEITVLLVDDQDLVRSGLRRILRRKDGFVIVAECADGDEVPAAVAEHRPDVVVMDLRMRRVDGIEATRRMGGRPPVLALTTFNEDELLSGALRAGAAGFVLKDSSAEELIRAVRAVARGDSYLDPAVTSRVLTTYRKAAPGPRGTAIGELTTRELDVLTLIGHGLSNTEIADELCISGVTVKSHIGRIFGKLDLRDRAAAIVYAYDNGIVAPR; encoded by the coding sequence ATCCCGGGTCACTCGGCGGCGCCCGAGATCACCGTCTTGTTGGTCGACGACCAGGACCTGGTGCGGTCGGGCCTGCGCCGGATCCTGCGCCGCAAGGACGGTTTCGTCATCGTCGCGGAGTGCGCCGACGGTGACGAGGTGCCCGCCGCGGTGGCCGAGCACCGGCCCGACGTCGTCGTGATGGATCTGCGGATGCGCCGCGTCGACGGGATCGAGGCGACGCGCAGGATGGGCGGCAGGCCGCCGGTGCTCGCGCTGACCACCTTCAACGAGGACGAGTTGTTATCGGGGGCACTGCGTGCCGGGGCGGCCGGCTTCGTGCTCAAGGACTCGTCTGCCGAGGAACTGATCCGCGCGGTGCGGGCGGTCGCCAGGGGCGACAGCTATCTCGATCCCGCGGTGACCTCGCGTGTGCTCACCACCTACCGCAAGGCCGCCCCCGGACCCCGCGGCACCGCGATCGGCGAGCTGACCACCCGCGAGCTCGACGTGCTGACCCTGATCGGGCACGGCCTGTCCAACACGGAGATCGCCGACGAGCTGTGCATCTCGGGCGTCACGGTCAAAAGCCACATCGGGCGGATCTTCGGAAAGCTCGACCTGCGCGACCGCGCCGCCGCGATCGTCTACGCGTACGACAACGGCATCGTCGCGCCGCGCTGA
- a CDS encoding sensor histidine kinase, translating into MAHAAVNYLREQLRRRSELIPVGVTWAAMISVDAALVLGGVIGTLQRPAADLPVALGAFALALSPELAFFVFNMKITPGPLWATWSTATALTLFGTSTPIHADFAPALLVLMVLVVATLASVLFGLLATASAAALLLTASALHRLDTVVLYLGLIAVGWLLGYLMRTQRLLLAEQIEAQNMLAEHAAADERRRIAREVHDVIAHSLSITLLHMTGARRALQQDRDVDDAVEALEQAERLGRQAMADIRRTVGLLDNWPTKTAPTAPEPGIDDVAALVEGFQRAGLTVALCVEGPTDHVSAAVGLALYRITQESLANIAKHAPESKAGVVLDISPASARLAVTNLVPAAVVAAPSQEGRGVRGMRQRVELLGGAIDVGPTRDGWSVCAEIPLQEGDTAWRPWWCKG; encoded by the coding sequence ATGGCGCACGCCGCGGTGAATTACCTGCGGGAACAGCTCCGCCGACGTAGCGAGCTGATCCCGGTCGGTGTCACGTGGGCGGCGATGATCTCCGTCGATGCCGCCCTCGTACTCGGCGGCGTGATCGGGACGTTGCAGCGGCCAGCCGCCGATCTACCCGTGGCACTGGGGGCGTTCGCGCTCGCCCTGTCGCCGGAGTTGGCGTTCTTCGTCTTCAACATGAAGATCACCCCGGGACCGTTGTGGGCGACCTGGTCGACGGCCACCGCGCTGACGCTGTTCGGTACGTCGACGCCCATTCACGCCGATTTCGCACCGGCGTTGTTGGTCCTGATGGTCTTGGTCGTCGCGACGCTGGCGTCGGTCTTGTTCGGCTTGCTGGCCACCGCGTCGGCGGCCGCGCTATTGCTTACCGCGTCCGCATTGCACCGACTCGACACGGTGGTGCTGTATTTGGGTCTCATCGCGGTGGGTTGGCTGCTCGGTTACCTGATGCGCACCCAACGGCTGCTGCTGGCCGAACAGATCGAGGCGCAGAACATGCTGGCCGAACACGCCGCCGCCGATGAGCGCCGGCGCATCGCCCGCGAGGTGCACGACGTCATCGCCCATTCGCTCAGCATCACGCTGTTGCACATGACCGGTGCACGGCGCGCGCTGCAGCAGGATCGCGACGTCGACGACGCCGTCGAGGCTTTGGAGCAGGCCGAGCGGCTGGGCCGCCAGGCGATGGCCGACATCCGTCGCACCGTCGGCCTGCTGGACAACTGGCCGACCAAGACCGCGCCGACCGCGCCCGAACCCGGCATCGACGACGTCGCGGCGCTGGTCGAGGGTTTCCAGCGGGCCGGACTGACCGTCGCGCTGTGCGTCGAAGGCCCCACCGATCACGTGTCCGCCGCGGTCGGCCTCGCGCTGTACCGCATCACCCAGGAGTCGCTGGCCAACATCGCCAAGCATGCGCCCGAGTCGAAAGCCGGTGTGGTGCTCGATATTTCACCGGCGTCCGCCCGTCTCGCCGTCACCAATCTGGTCCCGGCCGCGGTGGTGGCCGCGCCGTCGCAGGAAGGGCGCGGCGTGCGAGGCATGCGCCAGCGGGTCGAATTGCTCGGCGGGGCCATCGACGTCGGCCCCACCCGGGACGGCTGGTCGGTGTGCGCCGAAATACCGTTGCAGGAGGGCGATACCGCCTGGCGGCCCTGGTGGTGTAAGGGGTGA